The Arachis ipaensis cultivar K30076 chromosome B07, Araip1.1, whole genome shotgun sequence genomic interval ATCTGATCTTATCAACTCCCAAATCATCACACAGATTCAACAAAAACCATCTCCACGAGTCTTTCGTCTCTGCTTCAACAACAGCATAGGCAATTGGCAGAATCTGATCATTGGGGTCCCATCCAATGGCTGTTAGAAGTTGACCCCCATATGGAGTCTTGATGAAGCATCCATCAAGGCCGATCATGGGTCTGCACACCATGAAACTCCGTTTACAAGCATCCAAGCAGATATAGATCCTCTGAAATCGTGGTCTCATGTCCGTACCAGGAGTTGGTGTCTCTAGCTCAAATTCAGGAGGTCTTTCCACTTGTATCTGAACAGTGGAACCCGGATTAGACCTCAGTAACTCCGCAGCAAGTCATGAATCCTCCTATATTACTCTCCATAGGTACCATTAATTTCATCCAGGGCTTGCTGCTTCACTCTGGCAGCTTTGGTCATTGTGAGATCCACATTCCACTTGCTATGAGCCTTCTTTATCAAACTTCTCAACTTGATTTTCGGGTTTTCACAGATCTTCTTCATAAAAGCCTTACTTAGCCACTGAGAACTCATTATACCAATCTTGGTTGCCTTAGAGCATGTGTGTTTTTTGTAACAGCTGGTCAGTTGCCATGTATCCTCTCTCTTCATCTTATGGCAGTAAGCAAACCACTTGCAACCTTCTTTGCAAACAGCTTTGCACCTATGGCTATCACACTTTGAGAACCATATTCCTCTGCCACTGTGCACAGCATAGCTCGTTACACATTCCTATCTACGTACATTGTCCCAACCTCCTATTTATACTCCTtcatattcttcaaattcttatACAACAGGTACCTCCTCAACAAGGGATCCCCTTCATCATCACTTACAGGGACATCCCACAACCCCTCACTCTCATACCCATCATCCTCATCCCTTAATCCAGCAGCCACCACTTGCTCCTTACCCTTATTAACACTGCCACTGTGCTCTCCTTGTTCTCTCTCAGTTGGAACACTCTGTTTCGGCCTTTGGAGATCTTTTGTAGTTGTGACTTCAACATCATACAAACCCCTATCACCATTATGATCATCATCGCTGTCATCAAATGCAACCTCCAGATCAGTATCTCCAGAGCTATTTTCATTCCATTGTTCATCATTGTCCCCCTTATCATCATTTTCTGGCCGGTAGTCATCATCCTCAGATTCATCATCACCTGAAAAATCTGACCTCTCTAGCCTCTCTTCATCACCATCCTCCAGCACATCATTCTGGGCTTTTGTCACCACCTTGGGCTTCTTACCCACCTTGGCCTGAGCAAGTGATTGGGCCTTGTGCAACACAATTGGACCAGGCCCAATAGTGTCTGCAGTGGGTGCAGCAGCCTCACCACCATCTATGTCTTCAACTTCCTCAATAGTGCAGCCTTTCCTAGTAGTAGCAGCATCTTTGTGAACAACAAAAAGCTCCACCATGTTGTTCCTCATTCCAATTCTAGCCATGTCCATGGCATCCTTGTCTGTGTGAAGCATCCTCAACCCTACATATGTTTCATCTTTCAGAGACTTATACCACATTGCAGCGATGTTCTCTACCACATATCCCTGTTCGAGCACTATCTCCATAGCCTCGAACCTACTCCACCTATCTTCATCACAGTAGTCCACTATCGAAGTCTCACCCCCCACATAGTGTAAAGGTTCACCATCAAACCCAAACTTTCCCATGGTGTATCTTGACACTAAAATAACTCATTTTTCGAACAATCTGTTACACAAACACAATACACTTCATAAAATTCTCACATTGACCAACAACAACAGAAATGCATAAATAAAATCACTAGGACAAAATAAAACCTTCCAAAACAGAACAAGAAACGAATATGAAACTATAAAACAAAACAATCACACATCAACATACATCATTACATATCAACACGCATTAAGATGAAAACCAAATGGGTTCAGAAGATTTGATAACGGAATACCTGATACGATCTTCTTCCGGAAAGCAAGGGTTTCAAACTCACTGCTGTTGTGGACCTTTAACGTTACTGAACGACAATGTCACTTCTCTGGCTGCGAATCGCAAGACTTCAGTGACGAGCGACAGGGTTTGTGGCTTTTCCTTTGCGTTTCGTGCttcacaagaagaagaagaagaagaagaagaagaagaagaagagtcaggGTAAGCAGCATGCGTTATGTCCAAAGGCGGGAAGGCTTACACGTCTAGTAACCACTATCACCTCTTCCTTGCCACGTCGGACACGGCGTCAATAATTTGACACCCACTTAACGGAAGGACTtgattgatgcaaatcaaaacttttttggatttaaatagaACAGTTTAAACGTTGGGGACTAAAATAGAATTCACCCCAAACGTAGGGGACCAAAAtaatagtttaccctttttataaAAAGTATGAAAGAATGGCGCTAAACTTGTCTGGATGAAAGACATAATATACATGGGCTTAGTAAAGATTTTAGAATTTAGTGGCGTACAAAAAATAACGAAAATGATAGAAGTGAATCAAGTTAAGTGATTTCGACAATTATATTGATGAAAATAATGATAATATGATATTTGGatattatattagttttttttaaatattatgttGTCTGTTTTAGACTTTTAGTATAATGTCAGCCTATTTAATCAGGTTTTCGACTTTGATACTTATTAAATTtgtctattttaattttagtctATTGGCAAAATTCTTCTGacattattttacttatttatttaattgaatatgaTCCTTGtgcttcttttaaattttagcaAGTGTATATAGATTTATCAAATTAATcatgataaataaaaaagaaactacCTACAAATTAATCTATACTTTGACATTGCCTtttttatcaataaaaataaaagttctgaaaattgaatgaattatcGAACCAGtaaaacaagaaatttaaaaattcaattatGTCGAGTTAaaccaaatataataaataatatattcatatataaaatattttttttttgaactgATCAACTTCAACTTTTTCATGCCCAACGAGGGCAAGAGAACCTAAAGGCTATAATATAAACTAAGAGATTCATCAAAAGCAATGTAAATACGCAATgcaattgttaattttttttctctatacTTGAATATCACAAGCATTACACCAGAGAGGAGATTTTTTCAAGGGTGTTGAGGAATTTACACATAGATCTAACCTATTTTGAAAGCTCATTTCGGTCATCTTTAACAACACAGGGAGAGGGAAACACACCCCCATTTCTATGCAGCGTTTATGCCTCGGCTTAATTCTATTCTCTAAGCTAAATGAGAAATACTGTGGAAACTCCTTCAGCTCCTTCAAATCTCTCCCCATCTCCACCACAAAGTAATTGTATTTCGGCTCCAGATTATTCTTAATACTGTAGCAAAACAGTGGAGGAAATCTTCGAAACATGGTAGTTGCATCGCGTCGAGAAAACCCGATATTCTCGAAGTAATCTATTCGGGGTATAAGCTTTTCTTGGACACTACATGATAGCAAATCAGTGTGCCTACTTACCTCTTCTATGCCAATACTTTGGAGGTAGTAAAGTGTAGGACGGAGTTGGTTATTGACACTGCAAACGAGCAACCTCGGGCGGCGATGTATGACCCTTTTAATATCCGAGCCTTTTACATGAGCCTCGCGGAGAAGGAAGGTAAAGACGGGTATGATGTCCGAGACGTGGGTGGTCAAAACATCCGGGCACATGCCAACTATGCGTCGAAACTCGGTCGTGGTGAAGTCCATGGACATAATGTATTCCACTGTAGATTTAATGTCATCGAGGGAGGCAGTGATCAACTTCGGATGATTTTCGATAACTGAGAAAGAGTCTAGACCTATAGACTCTAAATAAAGGACCATTTTCTGGAAACTAGTATCAGGGTTAGGAGGAAGGCTTTTCTTGGGAGGTATGGTTTTCTTTGGAAATCCAAAACCGGCATCAGCATTGGGAGCTAGGCTTTTCTTTGGACAACCAAATCCGGGATCGGGGTTGGGAGATAGGCTTTGCTTTGGACATCGCCACTTTACAACCTGCAGAAGGAAAAGAGCAAGAAAATTCAAGCTCATGTTAACAAACCCAAGGGGCTATGTTGTTATTTCTTAACACACCAACCTCAACCCAAGACtcctttttttaattaaaaaaaaagatttgggtTGAGAACAATATACATTTCAGAAGATCAAGCAGTACCTACCCATACGTCTAATAGACCTGCCAAGCCAAGACCTCCTAGTAGCAGCACCCATGTTTGAGTGATAACCTGCGGAATTTCGAGTGAGAAAAGAAATATGTGCTTATCAAATGGCAagtgaaaaacacaaaatatAAAACATCAGTCTCACCTCGTTCTCAGATATAACCCCAGAAGGAATTCGGATTTCTCGGTCATACCAATCATTTATAGTCTAAAAAGGAAAACAACAGCAAAATCAAGGTTATTTGCTCCGAGCAGGCTAGTAAAGTGTAAAACTCAGATAACAAAAGTTATTACCTGAGTATATCCTGTTAAAAACGGGCCAGACATCAACATGCCCGCAATTGATTTAGCAACATCCTCAATAGTCCAATGGAAATTTCCTGCTCAGACACAAGATTGATGCAGAAACCTCATTAGATCAGAAACATTCATGTGCCACAGTGTAGTACTAGCTTGTTTTACTAAGCCAGTAACTTTTACCTAAGTTGGATACAGTCTTCCAACCACCTAAATTATGCTTGGCATGCACACTTAAATTTCATTGAATCTTGTCTTTAATAGCTATATCCTACTTTTGGCAATTATGTTAATCGGCGATGTGTTGTTACATGTTAAATGTTAAGTTATAACacattttaattattaatgcaTACA includes:
- the LOC110264283 gene encoding uncharacterized protein LOC110264283 produces the protein MRPRFQRIYICLDACKRSFMVCRPMIGLDGCFIKTPYGGQLLTAIGWDPNDQILPIAYAVVEAETKDSWRWFLLNLCDDLGVDKIRWCTFMSDQQKGLIPTFDELLPGIDHRFCVRHLYSNFRKRFPGVQLKMMMWKAAKATYVQD
- the LOC107607466 gene encoding uncharacterized protein LOC107607466; protein product: MPQTAAAVRRTQELPSSWSRASRRILRFVCSHLPSLLCARLLAPPSASECSSCARWLLLVVRGCLCSILPPSVTRVSSRSLASRGSSVSSPAAEATRGVVSCFVAFCGVVADSPSTVASWFQAPDKAPLKDGSSINQLLGIKGAAQDSNKWKIQVQFTKSVTWPPLVWGVVCGAAASGNFHWTIEDVAKSIAGMLMSGPFLTGYTQTINDWYDREIRIPSGVISENEVITQTWVLLLGGLGLAGLLDVWVVKWRCPKQSLSPNPDPGFGCPKKSLAPNADAGFGFPKKTIPPKKSLPPNPDTSFQKMVLYLESIGLDSFSVIENHPKLITASLDDIKSTVEYIMSMDFTTTEFRRIVGMCPDVLTTHVSDIIPVFTFLLREAHVKGSDIKRVIHRRPRLLVCSVNNQLRPTLYYLQSIGIEEVSRHTDLLSCSVQEKLIPRIDYFENIGFSRRDATTMFRRFPPLFCYSIKNNLEPKYNYFVVEMGRDLKELKEFPQYFSFSLENRIKPRHKRCIEMGVCFPLPVLLKMTEMSFQNRLDLCVNSSTPLKKSPLWCNACDIQV